From the Armatimonadota bacterium genome, one window contains:
- the dcm gene encoding DNA (cytosine-5-)-methyltransferase, with product MRFVDLFCGIGGFHLAAVEACRSLGISSECAFACDIDPDCRRVYRVNFGFEPVGDVTTIASSEIPDHDLLLAGFPCQPFSIAGAMKGFEDTRGTLFFEIARILDAKRPAAFVLENVKALAGHRKGETLRTILETLRGLGYRAEWRVVNALDFGLPQKRERVFIVGFKDSRANFEWPTGGARMRPLSALLERSVADKFFASEDIRRKRAIAHRPGAEPTIWHENKSGHVSKHPFSCALRAGASHNYLLVDGVRRLTEREMLRLQGFPEDFQIVCTYSQTRRQAGNAVPVPVASAVIRSALKTIF from the coding sequence ATGCGTTTCGTAGACCTCTTTTGCGGCATTGGGGGCTTTCATCTGGCGGCGGTCGAGGCGTGTCGCTCCCTTGGGATTTCCAGCGAATGCGCGTTCGCCTGCGACATAGACCCAGACTGCAGGCGCGTTTACCGAGTGAACTTTGGCTTTGAACCCGTAGGCGACGTTACAACCATCGCTTCCTCGGAGATTCCTGATCACGATCTGTTGCTGGCCGGTTTTCCCTGCCAACCCTTTAGCATCGCGGGCGCGATGAAGGGATTCGAGGACACTCGCGGCACGCTCTTCTTTGAGATCGCGCGAATCTTGGACGCCAAACGACCGGCTGCCTTTGTGCTGGAGAACGTTAAAGCCCTGGCAGGCCACCGTAAAGGCGAGACTTTGCGAACGATCCTGGAAACGCTTCGAGGTTTGGGTTATCGGGCCGAATGGCGGGTAGTGAACGCGCTAGACTTTGGCCTCCCGCAAAAGCGAGAGCGAGTCTTCATTGTCGGGTTCAAGGACTCTCGCGCGAACTTTGAGTGGCCAACGGGCGGCGCACGAATGAGGCCCTTGTCAGCCCTATTGGAGCGTTCGGTGGCGGACAAGTTCTTCGCGTCGGAGGATATTCGACGCAAAAGAGCCATCGCGCATCGTCCGGGAGCAGAGCCGACCATCTGGCACGAGAACAAGAGCGGCCATGTGAGCAAGCACCCGTTCTCTTGCGCTTTGCGCGCGGGGGCGTCGCACAACTATCTTTTGGTGGACGGCGTGCGGCGGCTGACAGAGCGGGAGATGCTGAGATTGCAGGGCTTTCCGGAGGACTTTCAAATTGTCTGCACTTATAGCCAGACGCGGCGCCAAGCGGGGAATGCGGTGCCCGTACCGGTCGCTTCGGCGGTGATTCGGTCGGCGCTTAAGACGATTTTTTAG
- a CDS encoding fatty acid desaturase produces the protein MIWMINQGYSYWLLLPPLVLASGLLVRIFIFFHDCGHGSFLPSKKWNTFLGYLTGIITYTPYEEWRLSHAEHHASVGNLDERGHGDIWTLTIDEYKSAPWYTKVAFRVYRNPFVMFIIGPLVMFMILQRFASKNAQPRERRSVYITNVALVALWVTMHYTIGLKTYLMIQVPIMMISGTLGVWLFYIQHQYEDVYWQRHDEWDPIKAALEGSSYYKLPGWLQWFTGNIGLHHIHHLRPRIPNYTLQQVFDEVPELQNIEPISIWKSFKSLFLHLWDEKKQELVGFRALKTQTE, from the coding sequence ATGATATGGATGATCAATCAAGGCTACTCTTATTGGCTGTTGTTGCCGCCCCTCGTGCTGGCGTCCGGCCTGCTGGTTCGGATTTTCATCTTCTTTCACGACTGCGGCCACGGCTCGTTTCTGCCGTCAAAGAAGTGGAATACGTTCCTGGGATATCTGACAGGCATCATCACCTACACGCCTTATGAAGAGTGGCGACTCAGCCACGCCGAGCACCATGCATCGGTCGGCAATCTGGACGAGCGCGGCCACGGCGACATCTGGACGCTGACCATCGACGAATACAAGAGCGCCCCTTGGTACACCAAGGTCGCTTTTCGCGTCTACCGCAATCCCTTTGTCATGTTCATCATCGGTCCCCTGGTGATGTTCATGATTTTGCAGCGATTTGCTTCCAAAAACGCCCAGCCTCGCGAGCGGCGCAGCGTCTACATCACAAACGTTGCTCTCGTCGCCCTATGGGTGACGATGCATTACACGATCGGCCTCAAAACCTATCTGATGATCCAGGTCCCCATCATGATGATTTCCGGCACGCTCGGCGTCTGGCTCTTCTACATCCAGCATCAATACGAAGATGTCTATTGGCAGCGCCACGACGAATGGGACCCGATCAAAGCCGCTCTCGAAGGAAGCTCGTACTACAAGTTGCCTGGGTGGCTTCAGTGGTTTACGGGCAACATCGGCTTGCATCACATCCATCACCTTAGACCGAGAATCCCCAACTACACCCTTCAACAGGTGTTCGACGAGGTGCCGGAGCTGCAGAACATTGAGCCGATAAGCATCTGGAAGAGCTTCAAATCTCTTTTCCTGCACCTGTGGGACGAGAAGAAGCAAGAACTGGTCGGCTTCCGCGCGCTGAAGACCCAGACCGAGTAG
- a CDS encoding OmpA family protein has translation MADEIRVIKKKKGGHGHHGGAWKVAYADFVTAMMAFFLVMWLIGLDSETRRAIAGYFRDPSGILEVQPQGKSPIELEGFKPPTTAKDNESRESPQGKKPKTKEEQQKSFAQIKQSLEKAFAAMRDLAALKDHLTVKIVDEGLRIELVEGAEPLFFELGSARMKPAAVKAFGLIGAEVSKLDNPIVVEGHTDSRPYAHGRSYTNWELSSDRANAARRALEDSGVPTDQVSSVRGYADARLRVPSDPYHFSNRRVSLLLPYLSDKKILSVEGGAVESANEPHDKR, from the coding sequence ATGGCTGACGAAATCCGCGTAATAAAGAAGAAAAAAGGCGGGCACGGACACCACGGCGGCGCATGGAAGGTGGCCTATGCCGACTTTGTAACGGCTATGATGGCCTTCTTCTTGGTCATGTGGCTGATCGGGCTGGATTCGGAAACGCGGCGAGCCATAGCGGGCTACTTTCGAGACCCAAGCGGCATCTTGGAAGTCCAGCCCCAGGGCAAAAGCCCCATTGAATTGGAGGGCTTTAAGCCGCCGACCACGGCAAAGGACAACGAGTCGCGCGAAAGCCCGCAAGGCAAGAAGCCAAAGACCAAGGAAGAGCAGCAAAAGAGCTTCGCTCAGATCAAGCAATCGCTGGAAAAGGCCTTTGCAGCCATGCGCGATCTGGCCGCTCTGAAAGATCATCTGACGGTCAAGATCGTGGACGAAGGCTTGCGGATCGAACTAGTCGAAGGCGCGGAGCCGCTCTTTTTCGAGCTAGGAAGCGCGCGCATGAAGCCTGCCGCGGTCAAGGCGTTCGGATTGATCGGCGCAGAGGTTTCGAAGCTGGACAATCCGATCGTGGTCGAAGGCCATACCGACAGCCGTCCCTATGCTCACGGACGAAGCTACACCAACTGGGAATTGTCGTCGGACCGTGCGAATGCCGCCCGCCGGGCTTTAGAAGACTCCGGCGTGCCGACCGACCAAGTATCGAGCGTTCGAGGCTATGCAGATGCACGCTTGAGAGTACCGAGCGATCCATACCACTTCTCAAACCGGCGCGTCAGTCTGCTGCTGCCCTATCTGTCGGACAAGAAGATATTGAGCGTTGAAGGCGGCGCGGTCGAAAGCGCGAACGAACCGCACGACAAGCGGTAG
- the motA gene encoding flagellar motor stator protein MotA, giving the protein MFVIIGTVVMFGAILGGYIMHGGQIGALIQISEIIILNGAALGAMLIGSGMSGLMTVFKAVLGTLKPSPYTKPAFLDSLKMLYALFTLARKEGLLALEQHVERPEESAIFSQNPTFLANHHATHFFCDTMKVVLTGSVGAYELSDLTETDLESHHHEAMKPVDILSKVGDAMPAFGIVAAVLGVVITMGAIDGSPAEIGHKVAAALVGTLLGILMAYGVFQPLAQAVEAIVKAEEQYLQCIRHALISFARGDAPMTCVEFARRSIEPTYRPTFEELEEAAKGAVSAAANQAQAA; this is encoded by the coding sequence ATGTTCGTTATCATTGGTACGGTCGTGATGTTTGGCGCCATTCTTGGCGGCTACATCATGCACGGCGGTCAGATCGGCGCGCTGATTCAGATCTCGGAAATCATCATTCTGAACGGCGCGGCGCTCGGCGCCATGCTCATTGGCAGCGGCATGTCGGGCCTTATGACCGTCTTCAAAGCGGTGCTCGGCACGCTTAAACCCAGTCCCTACACCAAGCCTGCCTTTCTCGATTCGCTCAAGATGCTCTATGCGCTCTTCACTTTGGCGCGAAAGGAGGGGCTGTTGGCGCTGGAACAGCATGTCGAACGACCGGAAGAAAGCGCCATCTTTAGCCAGAACCCGACCTTCTTGGCCAACCACCATGCCACTCACTTCTTTTGCGATACGATGAAGGTCGTTTTGACCGGCTCCGTGGGCGCGTACGAGCTGAGCGACCTGACCGAGACCGACTTGGAATCTCACCACCACGAGGCGATGAAACCGGTCGATATTCTCTCCAAGGTCGGCGATGCGATGCCTGCGTTCGGAATCGTTGCGGCGGTTCTGGGCGTCGTTATCACCATGGGCGCCATCGATGGATCGCCGGCCGAGATCGGGCACAAGGTCGCCGCCGCGCTAGTCGGCACGCTGTTGGGAATCTTGATGGCCTACGGCGTGTTTCAGCCGCTGGCGCAAGCGGTCGAGGCGATCGTAAAGGCCGAGGAGCAGTATCTGCAGTGCATTCGCCATGCCCTCATTTCATTCGCTCGGGGCGATGCGCCTATGACGTGCGTCGAGTTTGCCCGGCGCTCGATCGAACCGACTTACCGGCCCACCTTCGAAGAGTTGGAAGAGGCGGCGAAGGGCGCCGTCTCGGCCGCGGCCAACCAGGCGCAGGCGGCATAA
- a CDS encoding sugar phosphate isomerase/epimerase: protein MYVGILTAPFGDAPLEHVFKFASQNGFGGIELACGYGHPHFDLRQPNTDLLKSMIDSYGVPLSAIACYCNNTDADPTRRAENNAAIKIAIDAAATLGVEIVCTLAGLPPAGKSRTQTIEEDCLQVFPPLLDYAGGKGVKIALENWFATNIMALDHWQRLFEVVPHENFGLNYDPSHLLWQGIDYVTAVSLFAPRIFHTHAKDTEIVDERLRFVGNHGSGWWRYVIPGFGRVQWGEYIAALRKIGYNGTLSIEHEDGAVGREEGFLIGRNYLKQFIA, encoded by the coding sequence ATGTACGTTGGCATATTGACGGCTCCTTTCGGCGATGCGCCTTTGGAGCATGTCTTCAAGTTCGCATCGCAAAACGGCTTTGGCGGGATCGAACTGGCCTGCGGCTATGGGCACCCTCACTTTGATCTGCGCCAGCCAAACACCGACCTGCTGAAGTCGATGATTGACAGCTACGGCGTGCCGCTTTCGGCCATCGCTTGTTACTGCAACAATACCGATGCCGATCCGACGCGCCGAGCCGAGAACAATGCGGCGATCAAGATCGCTATAGATGCAGCGGCAACGCTCGGGGTTGAGATCGTGTGCACCTTGGCCGGGTTGCCGCCTGCAGGCAAAAGCCGGACGCAGACGATCGAAGAGGATTGCCTCCAGGTGTTTCCGCCGTTGCTCGACTATGCCGGCGGCAAAGGCGTCAAGATCGCGCTGGAGAATTGGTTTGCCACCAATATCATGGCGCTCGACCATTGGCAGAGGCTCTTCGAGGTTGTGCCTCACGAGAACTTTGGCCTCAACTACGACCCTTCGCACCTGCTCTGGCAAGGCATCGACTACGTTACCGCCGTCAGCCTTTTCGCCCCGCGCATCTTTCACACGCACGCCAAGGACACCGAGATCGTGGACGAGCGGCTGAGGTTTGTGGGCAATCACGGCTCGGGATGGTGGCGATATGTGATCCCCGGCTTTGGTCGCGTACAGTGGGGAGAGTACATAGCAGCCCTTCGCAAGATCGGTTACAACGGCACGCTCTCTATCGAGCATGAGGACGGCGCGGTCGGGCGCGAAGAGGGATTCCTGATCGGTCGCAACTACCTTAAGCAGTTCATCGCGTGA
- a CDS encoding uracil-DNA glycosylase, with product MNWERLQADTVACDRCARLRDHCRRVAEVKRASYRDQEYWARPVPNFGDPASPILMVGLAPGAHGSNRTGRMFTGDGSGDFLYRALHAVGLCNRPWAVGLDDGLKLNGIAITAVARCAPPGNKPNAEELANCRPYFERTADLMPNLKLFFALGKIAFDETVRLARLRGWLDAKATFAHDSAIELTDGRWLLGCYHPSQQNTFTGRLTPEMMVRVLLRAIRLAG from the coding sequence GTGAACTGGGAGCGGCTTCAGGCAGACACGGTCGCCTGCGATCGATGCGCTCGGCTTCGCGATCACTGCAGGCGCGTCGCCGAGGTCAAGCGGGCGTCCTATCGCGATCAGGAGTATTGGGCAAGACCGGTGCCGAACTTTGGCGACCCAGCCTCGCCTATCTTAATGGTGGGGCTGGCGCCCGGAGCGCACGGCTCGAACCGGACGGGCCGAATGTTCACAGGAGACGGCTCGGGGGATTTTCTCTATCGAGCGCTCCATGCCGTGGGGTTGTGCAATCGGCCTTGGGCAGTCGGCCTGGACGATGGCCTGAAACTGAACGGGATCGCGATCACCGCCGTCGCCCGCTGCGCCCCTCCCGGCAACAAGCCGAACGCCGAAGAATTGGCCAACTGCCGCCCCTATTTCGAGCGCACGGCAGACCTGATGCCGAATCTAAAACTGTTTTTTGCCCTTGGCAAGATCGCCTTTGATGAAACGGTACGGCTTGCTCGATTGAGAGGTTGGTTGGACGCAAAAGCGACGTTTGCGCACGACAGCGCGATCGAGTTGACCGACGGTCGATGGCTGCTCGGTTGCTATCATCCGAGCCAACAGAACACGTTTACCGGCAGGCTCACCCCTGAGATGATGGTACGGGTGCTGCTGAGAGCCATTCGCTTGGCAGGATGA